A stretch of Haemophilus influenzae DNA encodes these proteins:
- the rpmF gene encoding 50S ribosomal protein L32, with protein sequence MAVQQNKKSRSRRDMRRSHDALTTAAVSVDKASGETHLRHHVTADGYYRGRKVINK encoded by the coding sequence ATGGCTGTTCAACAAAACAAAAAATCTCGTTCACGTCGTGATATGCGTCGTTCACACGATGCTTTAACAACTGCTGCTGTATCAGTAGATAAAGCAAGCGGTGAAACTCACTTACGCCACCACGTAACTGCAGACGGTTACTATCGTGGTCGTAAAGTGATCAATAAGTAA